One region of Anaeromyxobacter paludicola genomic DNA includes:
- a CDS encoding class II aldolase/adducin family protein, giving the protein MARPSEAQLRRALVAVCQRLHARDLIGAGEGNVSCRLARGRLLVTPSGVEKASLRPADLLVVTEAGEKVRGRGRPTSELPMHLAVYAARPEVEAVVHAHPLTAVALTVAGAPPPDDLLPEAAVVLGKIALAPFATPGTAEVPASLAPFLGRHDVLLLERHGALALGRTLGEACDRLETLERVARVAFLARQLGRCEPLPPAAVEKVLAAAHEAGLTGRQGRAPRR; this is encoded by the coding sequence ATGGCCCGCCCTTCCGAAGCCCAGCTCCGCCGCGCGCTCGTCGCCGTCTGCCAGCGGCTCCACGCCCGCGACCTCATCGGCGCCGGCGAGGGGAACGTCTCCTGCCGGCTCGCCCGCGGCCGGCTCCTCGTGACGCCGTCCGGGGTGGAGAAGGCGTCGCTCCGCCCCGCGGACCTGCTCGTCGTCACCGAGGCGGGCGAGAAGGTGCGCGGCCGGGGGCGGCCGACGAGCGAGCTGCCCATGCACCTCGCCGTCTACGCGGCGCGCCCGGAGGTGGAGGCGGTGGTCCACGCCCACCCGCTCACCGCCGTCGCGCTGACGGTGGCCGGGGCGCCCCCGCCGGACGACCTCCTGCCGGAGGCGGCGGTGGTGCTCGGGAAGATCGCGCTCGCGCCCTTCGCGACGCCCGGCACCGCGGAGGTGCCCGCCTCGCTCGCCCCCTTCCTCGGGCGCCACGACGTCCTCCTGCTGGAGCGGCACGGCGCGCTCGCGCTGGGGCGCACGCTCGGCGAGGCGTGCGACCGGCTCGAGACCCTGGAGCGGGTGGCCCGCGTGGCCTTCCTGGCCCGGCAGCTCGGGCGCTGCGAGCCGCTCCCCCCGGCCGCCGTGGAGAAGGTGCTCGCGGCGGCGCACGAGGCGGGGCTCACCGGGAGGCAGGGCCGCGCCCCGCGGCGCTAG
- the fsa gene encoding fructose-6-phosphate aldolase: MQFFIDSADIGDIKKALALGLCDGVTTNPSLVAKTGRKFTEVLKEIVALVPGPVSAEVTATDYEGMMREAHDLAKVADNVVIKVPLIVEGLRAVRDLASEGVRTNVTLCFSPVQALLAAKAGATYVSPFVGRLDDISEDGMALIAQILEIYRNYDFATKVLVASVRHPIHVLEAARLGADVATIPYGVIAQLAQHPLTDIGLKKFLADWEKVPKEK, encoded by the coding sequence ATGCAGTTCTTCATCGATTCCGCGGACATCGGCGACATCAAGAAGGCGCTCGCGCTCGGCCTCTGCGACGGCGTGACCACGAACCCCTCGCTGGTCGCCAAGACCGGCCGCAAGTTCACCGAGGTGCTGAAGGAGATCGTGGCGCTCGTGCCCGGGCCGGTCTCCGCCGAGGTGACCGCCACCGACTACGAGGGGATGATGCGCGAGGCGCACGACCTCGCCAAGGTGGCCGACAACGTGGTCATCAAGGTGCCGCTCATCGTCGAGGGGCTCCGGGCCGTGCGCGACCTCGCCTCCGAGGGCGTCCGCACCAACGTGACCCTCTGCTTCTCGCCGGTGCAGGCGCTCCTCGCCGCCAAGGCGGGCGCGACCTACGTGTCGCCGTTCGTGGGCCGCCTCGACGACATCTCCGAGGACGGCATGGCGCTCATCGCCCAGATCCTCGAGATCTACCGGAACTACGACTTCGCCACGAAGGTGCTGGTCGCCTCGGTGCGCCACCCGATCCACGTGCTCGAGGCCGCCCGGCTCGGCGCCGACGTCGCCACCATCCCCTACGGCGTCATCGCGCAGCTCGCGCAGCACCCGCTCACCGACATCGGCCTGAAGAAGTTCCTCGCCGACTGGGAGAAGGTGCCGAAGGAGAAGTAG
- a CDS encoding RNA polymerase sigma factor, with translation MPTEATIAACLAQGELDRAAEAAIRGFGPKILGLLRTVLRDETAAADAFSLFAENLWRGLPSFRGESSVRTWSYRLAWNAALTVRDEGWRRLGRRLETTQAARLAEDVRTRSAARVERQLQAVAKLREALEPEEQALLTLRIDQQLSWEEIASVLSGDGAPVQPATLRKRFERLKEKLAARAREQGLVE, from the coding sequence GTGCCGACCGAGGCCACCATCGCGGCCTGCCTGGCGCAGGGCGAGCTCGACCGCGCGGCCGAGGCGGCCATCCGCGGATTCGGCCCGAAGATCCTGGGCTTGCTGCGCACCGTCCTCCGTGACGAGACCGCCGCGGCCGACGCCTTCTCCCTCTTCGCCGAGAACCTCTGGCGCGGGCTCCCGTCCTTCCGCGGCGAGTCCTCGGTCCGGACCTGGTCCTACCGGCTCGCCTGGAACGCCGCCCTCACGGTCCGCGACGAGGGGTGGCGCCGGCTCGGGCGGCGGCTCGAGACCACCCAGGCCGCGCGCCTCGCCGAGGACGTCCGCACGCGCTCGGCGGCCCGGGTCGAGCGGCAGCTCCAGGCGGTGGCGAAGCTCCGGGAGGCGCTCGAGCCGGAGGAGCAGGCGCTCCTCACGCTCCGCATCGACCAGCAGCTCTCCTGGGAAGAGATCGCCTCGGTCCTCTCGGGCGACGGCGCCCCGGTGCAGCCGGCGACGCTCCGCAAGCGCTTCGAGCGGCTCAAGGAGAAGCTCGCCGCCCGCGCGCGCGAGCAGGGTCTCGTCGAGTGA
- a CDS encoding fumarylacetoacetate hydrolase family protein produces the protein MRTCRFRRAGRERYGVIEGLEVRPLSAEPWAGGLPEGPALALSEVRLLAPALPQKVVCVGRNYAAHAKELGNEVPKEPLVFMKPATAVVGPGEPIRIPEVSSDVQHEAELAVVMGRPLTRAATAAEARAAVFGYTCLNDVTARDIQRAEAHFTRAKGYDTFCPLGPVIETDLDPLDTTVVCRVNGDERQRGSTRDMIVDPFALLVFISRIMTLLPGDVVATGTPAGVSRMVRGDWVEVEVGGVGVLKNPVT, from the coding sequence ATGAGGACCTGCCGGTTCCGGCGCGCCGGCCGCGAGCGGTACGGCGTGATCGAGGGGCTCGAGGTGCGGCCCCTCTCCGCCGAGCCCTGGGCCGGCGGCCTCCCGGAGGGCCCCGCGCTGGCGCTCTCCGAGGTGCGGCTCCTCGCGCCGGCGCTCCCGCAGAAGGTGGTCTGCGTGGGCCGGAACTACGCCGCGCACGCGAAGGAGCTCGGCAACGAGGTGCCGAAGGAGCCGCTGGTCTTCATGAAGCCGGCCACGGCGGTCGTCGGGCCGGGCGAGCCGATCCGGATCCCGGAGGTCTCCTCCGACGTGCAGCACGAGGCGGAGCTGGCGGTGGTGATGGGCCGCCCGCTCACGCGCGCCGCCACCGCCGCCGAGGCCCGCGCCGCGGTCTTCGGCTACACCTGCCTGAACGACGTCACCGCGCGCGACATCCAGCGCGCCGAGGCCCACTTCACCCGCGCCAAGGGCTACGACACCTTCTGCCCGCTCGGCCCGGTCATCGAGACCGACCTCGACCCGCTCGACACCACCGTGGTCTGCCGCGTGAACGGCGACGAGCGGCAGCGCGGGTCCACCCGCGACATGATCGTGGACCCGTTCGCGCTCCTGGTCTTCATCTCGCGCATCATGACGCTCCTGCCCGGCGACGTGGTCGCGACCGGCACGCCGGCCGGCGTGTCGCGGATGGTGCGGGGCGACTGGGTGGAGGTGGAGGTGGGCGGGGTGGGCGTGCTGAAGAACCCGGTCACCTGA
- the lysA gene encoding diaminopimelate decarboxylase — protein sequence MNHFQLKDGVLHADEIPLPRLAEAYGTPLFVYSTATLKRHWKVLDRSLKGLKHLVCYAIKANSNLAILRTFAELGSGFDIVSGGELYRVLQAGGQAKKVVYSGVGKRDDEIAFALEAGVKVLDVESAAELARVSIVARRLGKRAPIALRVNPAVDPKTHPYIATGLKESKFGVSMEDALRLYTLAARDPALEVKGVALHIGSQITETGPFTEAIRRTLELVGALRGQGIRIGHFDVGGGLGIQYRDEAPPHPDEYGAAVKQALASFDGEVLLEPGRVLVGNAGVLVTQVLYTKRNGRRNFVVVDAAMTDLVRPAFYGAHHEIEPVVPVEDAKPVVADVVGPVCESSDFLGKKRALPPLEPGDLLCVRSAGAYGFAMSSNYNTRTRAAEVLVEGDEALLARRRETLQDLVRGESPSPRPRRFTKRAVRVESQSRAPRRRKA from the coding sequence ATGAACCACTTCCAGCTCAAGGACGGCGTCCTCCACGCCGACGAGATCCCGCTGCCGCGGCTCGCGGAGGCGTACGGCACGCCGCTCTTCGTCTACTCGACGGCGACGCTGAAGCGGCACTGGAAGGTGCTCGACCGCTCGCTCAAGGGGCTGAAGCACCTCGTCTGCTACGCCATCAAGGCCAACTCGAACCTCGCCATCCTCCGCACCTTCGCCGAGCTCGGCTCCGGGTTCGACATCGTCTCCGGCGGCGAGCTCTACCGCGTGCTGCAGGCCGGCGGGCAGGCGAAGAAGGTCGTCTACAGCGGCGTGGGCAAGCGCGACGACGAGATCGCCTTCGCCCTCGAGGCCGGCGTGAAGGTGCTCGACGTCGAGAGCGCCGCCGAGCTCGCCCGGGTCTCGATCGTCGCGCGCCGCCTCGGCAAGAGGGCCCCCATCGCCCTGCGCGTCAACCCGGCGGTGGACCCGAAGACGCACCCGTACATCGCCACCGGCCTCAAGGAGTCGAAGTTCGGCGTCTCCATGGAGGACGCGCTCCGGCTCTACACCCTCGCCGCCAGGGACCCGGCCCTCGAGGTGAAGGGCGTGGCGCTCCACATCGGCTCGCAGATCACCGAGACCGGGCCGTTCACCGAGGCCATCCGGCGCACCCTCGAGCTCGTCGGCGCGCTGCGCGGGCAGGGGATCCGGATCGGCCACTTCGACGTCGGCGGCGGCCTCGGCATCCAGTACCGGGACGAGGCGCCGCCCCACCCGGACGAGTACGGCGCGGCGGTGAAGCAGGCGCTCGCGTCGTTCGACGGCGAGGTGCTGCTCGAGCCGGGCCGGGTGCTCGTCGGCAACGCCGGCGTCCTCGTCACGCAGGTGCTCTACACGAAGCGGAACGGCCGCCGGAACTTCGTGGTGGTGGACGCCGCCATGACCGACCTCGTGCGCCCCGCCTTCTACGGCGCTCACCACGAGATCGAGCCGGTGGTCCCGGTGGAGGACGCGAAGCCGGTGGTGGCCGACGTGGTCGGGCCGGTCTGCGAGTCCTCCGACTTCCTCGGGAAGAAGCGGGCGCTCCCGCCGCTCGAGCCGGGCGACCTGCTCTGCGTCCGCTCGGCCGGCGCCTACGGCTTCGCCATGTCGTCCAATTACAACACCCGCACCCGCGCCGCGGAGGTGCTGGTGGAGGGCGACGAGGCGCTGCTCGCCCGGCGCCGCGAGACGCTCCAGGATCTCGTCCGCGGCGAGTCTCCCAGCCCCCGCCCGCGCCGGTTCACGAAGCGCGCGGTTCGGGTAGAGTCGCAGTCCAGGGCCCCCAGGCGGAGGAAGGCATGA
- the folK gene encoding 2-amino-4-hydroxy-6-hydroxymethyldihydropteridine diphosphokinase, producing MRAYVGVGSNLGDRWAHLALGARQLRAAPRVSLLRASRAYDSEPVGPPQPRYLNAVLELETELTAPSLHALLQLTERAAGRRYGTPRWSARTLDLDVLLYGTEVVRTPRLVVPHPHLVSRRFVLLPLSELAPGLEIPGTGRTVAQLLQEAPPLDLFPAGRYPL from the coding sequence ATGCGGGCCTACGTCGGCGTCGGCTCGAACCTCGGGGATCGCTGGGCGCACCTCGCCCTCGGCGCCCGCCAGCTGCGGGCCGCGCCGCGGGTCTCCCTCTTGCGGGCCTCCCGCGCCTACGACTCCGAGCCGGTCGGGCCGCCGCAGCCGCGCTACCTCAACGCCGTGCTCGAGCTCGAGACCGAGCTCACCGCGCCCTCGCTGCACGCGCTCCTCCAGCTCACCGAGCGCGCCGCCGGCCGCCGCTACGGGACGCCGCGCTGGAGCGCGCGCACGCTCGACCTCGACGTGCTGCTGTACGGGACCGAGGTGGTCCGGACGCCGCGCCTCGTGGTGCCCCACCCGCACCTCGTGAGCCGCCGCTTCGTCCTCCTGCCGCTCTCCGAGCTCGCGCCCGGCCTCGAGATCCCCGGCACCGGGCGCACCGTCGCGCAGCTGCTCCAGGAGGCGCCGCCCCTCGATCTCTTCCCGGCGGGCCGGTACCCGCTCTAG
- a CDS encoding KpsF/GutQ family sugar-phosphate isomerase, translating to MTSRKSGRVVKLPRPRAAAAKRAKELAAYGRTVLEAEARAIGRLALNGDFAKAVEWVLACKGRVVVMGMGKSGFVAQKVSATLASTGTPSHYVHPAEAAHGDLGRVTRDDLVLAFSNSGETEELLRLLPALRRIGVRVVALTRDRAVPLARGSDLTLAIGRIDEACPMGLAPTASTAALLALGDALAMTVMKNRSFDKDEYALYHPGGKLGRGLMKVSEVMRGGEANPLVAATASLAEAVAVMTETPGRPGAATVVDAQGKLAGVFTDGDLRRLVERGETDFTIPVSKVMCKNPRIVRPDALVMDAARVLRHARVDQVPVVDEDGRPVGLLDVQDLLAARVL from the coding sequence ATGACGAGCCGGAAGAGCGGCCGGGTGGTGAAGCTGCCCCGCCCGCGCGCCGCTGCGGCGAAGCGCGCGAAGGAGCTCGCGGCCTACGGTCGCACGGTGCTCGAGGCCGAGGCCCGCGCCATCGGCCGGCTCGCCCTGAACGGCGACTTCGCGAAGGCGGTCGAGTGGGTGCTCGCCTGCAAGGGTCGCGTGGTGGTGATGGGGATGGGGAAGTCGGGCTTCGTCGCCCAGAAGGTGTCGGCGACGCTCGCCTCCACCGGCACGCCCTCGCACTACGTCCACCCGGCCGAGGCGGCGCACGGCGACCTCGGGCGCGTGACCCGCGACGACCTGGTCCTCGCCTTCTCCAACTCGGGGGAGACCGAGGAGCTGCTCCGGCTGCTGCCGGCGCTGCGGCGGATCGGCGTGCGGGTGGTGGCGCTCACCCGCGACCGGGCCGTGCCGCTGGCCCGCGGCTCCGACCTCACGCTCGCCATCGGCCGCATCGACGAGGCCTGCCCCATGGGGCTCGCCCCCACCGCCAGCACCGCGGCGCTGCTCGCGCTCGGCGACGCGCTCGCGATGACCGTCATGAAGAACCGCTCGTTCGACAAGGACGAGTACGCGCTCTACCACCCGGGCGGGAAGCTCGGGCGCGGGCTCATGAAGGTGAGCGAGGTGATGCGGGGCGGCGAGGCCAACCCGCTCGTCGCCGCGACGGCCTCGCTCGCCGAGGCGGTGGCGGTGATGACCGAGACCCCCGGCCGGCCGGGCGCGGCCACGGTGGTGGACGCCCAGGGCAAGCTCGCCGGCGTCTTCACCGACGGCGACCTGCGGCGGCTGGTCGAGCGCGGCGAGACCGACTTCACGATCCCGGTGTCGAAGGTGATGTGCAAGAACCCGCGGATCGTCCGCCCCGACGCGCTGGTGATGGACGCGGCCCGGGTGCTGCGCCACGCGCGGGTGGATCAGGTGCCGGTGGTGGACGAGGACGGGCGGCCGGTCGGGCTGCTCGACGTCCAGGACCTCCTCGCCGCCCGCGTGCTGTAG
- a CDS encoding OsmC family protein gives MAGTTELLVTFPGGKRVDARLGDHVIRTDQPAAAGGAGSAPTPYELFLASLGTCAGIFVLGFCQQRGLPTDGIRVAQRAHHDPETGALLGVDLDVVVPETFPEKYREALVRVADQCKVKKAIQRQPEFRVRTVVG, from the coding sequence ATGGCCGGCACCACCGAGCTCCTCGTCACCTTCCCCGGAGGCAAGCGCGTGGACGCGCGGCTCGGGGACCACGTCATCCGGACCGACCAGCCCGCGGCGGCCGGCGGCGCGGGGTCGGCCCCCACGCCCTACGAGCTCTTCCTGGCCTCGCTCGGGACCTGCGCCGGCATCTTCGTGCTCGGGTTCTGCCAGCAGCGCGGGCTCCCCACCGACGGCATCCGGGTGGCGCAGCGGGCGCACCACGACCCGGAGACGGGCGCGCTGCTCGGGGTGGACCTCGACGTGGTGGTGCCGGAGACCTTCCCCGAGAAGTACCGGGAGGCGCTGGTCCGGGTCGCGGATCAGTGCAAGGTGAAGAAGGCCATCCAGCGCCAGCCGGAGTTCCGGGTGCGGACGGTGGTGGGCTGA
- the dapA gene encoding 4-hydroxy-tetrahydrodipicolinate synthase: MRFEGSMVAIVTPMRDGAVDLRALKELTAWHLAEGTEGIVPCGTTGEGATLTAAERAEVVKAVLEVAKGKAAVIAGAGSNSTREAIAGVQAAKELGADGALVVTPYYNKPTQEGLYRHYLAIHEAARFPVVAYNVPSRTSVDLLPDTVARLVAAGAICGIKEATASMDRQVQLVERCGKDAIAYLSGDDFTAVPFLACGGHGVISVVANIIPRQFASMLAAARAGRFEEAFAAQVRMAALNRAMFVETSPGPVKAAVALMGKCGPELRLPLAPVSEKSLAAVREAMVQYGVPLA, translated from the coding sequence ATGAGATTCGAAGGTTCGATGGTGGCGATCGTCACCCCCATGCGGGATGGGGCGGTCGACCTGCGCGCGCTGAAGGAGCTCACGGCCTGGCACCTCGCCGAGGGCACCGAAGGCATCGTCCCCTGCGGCACCACCGGCGAGGGCGCCACCCTCACCGCGGCGGAGCGCGCCGAGGTGGTGAAGGCGGTCCTCGAGGTGGCGAAGGGGAAGGCGGCGGTCATCGCCGGCGCCGGCTCCAACTCCACCCGCGAGGCGATCGCCGGCGTGCAGGCGGCGAAGGAGCTCGGCGCCGACGGCGCCCTGGTGGTCACGCCCTACTACAACAAGCCCACGCAGGAGGGGCTCTACCGGCACTACCTCGCCATCCACGAGGCGGCGCGCTTCCCGGTGGTGGCCTACAACGTGCCGTCGCGCACCTCGGTGGACCTCCTCCCCGACACGGTGGCGCGGCTCGTCGCGGCCGGCGCCATCTGCGGCATCAAGGAGGCGACCGCCTCCATGGACCGGCAGGTGCAGCTGGTGGAGCGGTGCGGGAAGGACGCCATCGCCTACCTCTCCGGCGACGACTTCACCGCCGTCCCGTTCCTCGCCTGCGGCGGCCACGGCGTCATCTCGGTGGTGGCCAACATCATCCCGCGCCAGTTCGCGAGCATGCTCGCCGCCGCGCGCGCCGGCCGCTTCGAGGAGGCCTTCGCGGCGCAGGTCCGGATGGCGGCGCTCAACCGCGCCATGTTCGTCGAGACGAGCCCCGGTCCGGTGAAGGCCGCGGTCGCCCTCATGGGCAAGTGCGGCCCCGAGCTGCGGCTGCCGCTGGCGCCCGTCTCCGAGAAGAGCCTCGCCGCCGTCCGCGAGGCGATGGTCCAGTACGGGGTGCCGCTCGCATGA
- the argH gene encoding argininosuccinate lyase, giving the protein MNAKTKAKPISRAALSGEADPRLVALSVSIQDDGALYEEDIRGSQAHVSMLAAQGIVPKAAARRIVAALDQVCDEFAAGKIAFDPSLEDVHTHVERRLGELVGKDAGYLHAGRSRNDQVALDERLFIVRGCDRCDGALVRLMQALLAQAKAHEKTLLPGYTHLQRAQPVSLAHHLLAYVEMLGRDRERFAEVRRRAAVSPLGSGALAGTTLPLDRERTARALGLAGVTQNSLDAVSDRDSAIELSFACALASVHLSRLGEEVVLWTTREFGFMTLDDAFATGSSLMPQKKNSDVAELSRGRAARAIGDLVSLLAMVKNLPLAYNRDLQEDKRPLLDGPRALVLTLDALAGAVETATFHAEVMRAALGDGEALATDAAEYLVEKGVPFREAHEAVGKAAAFSTRAGRPLARLTAAEWASFHPRFGADVLRRFDPAESLRRRELPGAPGPKQVKAQLARWSKALRGGR; this is encoded by the coding sequence ATGAACGCGAAGACCAAGGCGAAGCCCATCTCCCGCGCCGCCCTCTCGGGCGAGGCCGATCCCCGCCTCGTGGCGCTCTCGGTGTCCATCCAGGACGACGGCGCCCTCTACGAGGAGGACATCCGCGGCAGCCAGGCCCACGTCTCCATGCTGGCGGCCCAGGGCATCGTCCCCAAGGCGGCGGCCCGCCGGATCGTGGCCGCGCTCGACCAGGTCTGCGACGAGTTCGCCGCCGGGAAGATCGCCTTCGACCCGTCGCTGGAGGACGTCCACACCCACGTGGAGCGGCGCCTCGGCGAGCTCGTCGGCAAGGACGCCGGCTACCTCCACGCCGGCCGCAGCCGCAACGACCAGGTGGCGCTCGACGAGCGGCTCTTCATCGTGCGCGGCTGCGATCGCTGCGACGGCGCCCTCGTCCGGCTCATGCAGGCGCTCCTCGCCCAGGCGAAGGCCCACGAGAAGACGCTCCTGCCCGGCTACACCCACCTCCAGCGGGCCCAGCCGGTGTCGCTCGCCCACCACCTGCTCGCCTACGTGGAGATGCTGGGGCGCGATCGCGAGCGCTTCGCCGAGGTGCGCCGCCGCGCCGCGGTGTCGCCGCTCGGCTCGGGCGCGCTCGCCGGGACCACGCTCCCGCTCGACCGCGAGCGCACCGCCCGCGCCCTGGGGCTCGCCGGCGTCACCCAGAACTCGCTCGACGCCGTCTCCGACCGCGACAGCGCCATCGAGCTCTCCTTCGCCTGCGCCCTCGCCTCGGTCCACCTCTCCCGCCTCGGCGAGGAGGTCGTGCTCTGGACCACGCGCGAGTTCGGCTTCATGACGCTCGACGACGCCTTCGCCACCGGCAGCTCGCTCATGCCGCAGAAGAAGAACTCCGACGTGGCGGAGCTCTCGCGCGGCCGCGCCGCCCGCGCCATCGGCGACCTCGTGTCGCTGCTCGCGATGGTGAAGAACCTGCCGCTCGCCTACAACCGCGACCTGCAGGAGGACAAGCGCCCCCTCCTCGACGGGCCGCGCGCGCTGGTGCTGACCCTCGACGCCCTCGCCGGCGCCGTCGAGACCGCCACCTTCCACGCCGAGGTGATGCGCGCCGCGCTCGGCGACGGCGAGGCGCTCGCCACCGACGCGGCCGAGTACCTGGTGGAGAAGGGCGTGCCGTTCCGCGAGGCGCACGAGGCGGTCGGCAAGGCCGCCGCGTTCTCCACGCGCGCGGGGCGCCCCCTGGCCCGCCTCACCGCCGCCGAGTGGGCGAGCTTCCACCCCCGCTTCGGCGCCGACGTGCTCCGCCGCTTCGACCCCGCCGAGAGCCTGCGCCGCCGCGAGCTCCCGGGCGCACCGGGGCCGAAGCAGGTGAAGGCCCAGCTCGCGCGCTGGAGCAAGGCGCTCCGGGGCGGCCGGTGA
- the dapB gene encoding 4-hydroxy-tetrahydrodipicolinate reductase, giving the protein MIDVVVTGAAGRMGTTLVRCLQGAEGLRLAAGVERPGQARFEDAGELAGLGRLGVPVKDSLAAALDGLARPVVIDFTSHEASAAHAELCAARGAGLVIGSTGFTPETKARVQAAAARIPVVLSPNMSVGVNAVFALVREAARILGDGYDVEVLEMHHNRKKDAPSGTALRLAEVAAEALSRDPRQDLVYARHGLVGERTKREIGVQTLRGGDVVGEHTVFFVGEGERIEISHRATSRDQFARGAVRAAAWVAGRPPGLYDMFDVLGLRSGR; this is encoded by the coding sequence ATGATCGACGTCGTCGTCACCGGCGCGGCCGGCCGCATGGGGACCACGCTCGTCCGCTGCCTCCAGGGCGCGGAGGGGCTCCGGCTCGCCGCCGGCGTGGAGCGGCCGGGGCAGGCCCGCTTCGAGGACGCGGGGGAGCTCGCCGGGCTCGGCCGGCTCGGCGTCCCGGTCAAGGACTCGCTCGCCGCGGCGCTCGACGGGCTCGCCCGGCCGGTGGTCATCGACTTCACGAGCCACGAGGCCTCCGCCGCCCACGCCGAGCTCTGCGCGGCGCGCGGGGCGGGGCTCGTCATCGGCTCGACCGGCTTCACCCCCGAGACGAAGGCCCGGGTGCAGGCGGCCGCGGCCCGGATCCCGGTGGTGCTCTCGCCCAACATGAGCGTGGGCGTGAACGCGGTCTTCGCGCTGGTGCGCGAGGCGGCCCGGATCCTCGGCGACGGCTACGACGTCGAGGTGCTCGAGATGCACCACAACCGGAAGAAGGACGCGCCCTCCGGCACCGCGCTCCGGCTCGCCGAGGTGGCGGCCGAGGCGCTCTCGCGCGATCCCCGGCAGGACCTGGTCTACGCGCGCCACGGCCTCGTGGGCGAGCGGACGAAGCGCGAGATCGGCGTGCAGACGCTCCGCGGCGGCGACGTGGTGGGCGAGCACACCGTCTTCTTCGTGGGCGAGGGCGAGCGGATCGAGATCTCGCACCGCGCCACCTCGCGCGACCAGTTCGCCCGCGGCGCCGTGCGCGCGGCGGCCTGGGTCGCGGGGCGGCCGCCCGGGCTCTACGACATGTTCGACGTGCTGGGGCTGCGGAGCGGCCGATGA